Genomic DNA from Salvia miltiorrhiza cultivar Shanhuang (shh) chromosome 1, IMPLAD_Smil_shh, whole genome shotgun sequence:
AAAGTTGCTTCAGCTgctgagagagagatgatgtaATAGTCCTGAACTTCATCTAATCTACATAAGATACTAGGTTTTTGAATGACCTATCCAGTTCATCATTTGGTAACTCCTTAAATTCGTTCATACCGTCTGTTATGATGAAACCATGTGAATTTGATCCAAGCTAGAGGAGGAATATATGTTTGATCGAAGGGATTGCTTTACATATAGTATAATAAATCGGAGGATATGTCTGTGTTATAGGCTAGATGAAGAAAGAGGCCATGTTGTATATTTTCTCATCCTAGAGTTTAGAGATGTAATTGAGATATTTCTATGTTACTATTGTTGTTTGATCATCCTACGTATCTGGTGCACTTGACCGGGTGAAGAACCGATGGTGGATTTTACACCCGATAGAGTTCAACGAGTGTAGATGAAAGCACACCTAGGTTATTGATTTGCTTAAATTTGACTCTTTTCTGCATTTTACTTCAAGGGAGCACATCAAGATTTCTCTTGTTTTTGTCACCGTTATACTTGACTTTGCTTGTTACATTTTGTATGTTATGGCCATATTTCTTTTTCAtgtttatttgtgtcagtttcTTCCCTGACTTTGGCAAAattttttcttgtttatttgtgttaattttttttgtttgttatgGCCATATTTCTTTTTCATGTTTATTAgtgttaaattttatttttccttacTTTGGCaatcttttgattttattatgagCTATTATTATACAATGTGGAAAATAACAGATGATCAATTTATTCTTCGTTGTTTCGATTATTTCTTGTGTTCTTTACCCGTTTATACATTTTCTACTGTAATTGGACTCACCGTACCACGTGGAAATCACATTTTTTGTAGTGTATATTGGTATGGCTCATTGCACTAGTGTTTTTTTTGCACAAAATTGCAAATTTGATGCAACATTTTGATTTTGGCGTAAATTaatcacttttaatttttttgtgacAATGGGATTCTAAAGTgttcaatatttttattctttatacCATGTTAGAAGTTAGAATACAACTCCAcatagaaaaaagaagaaaaggaatTGGTCACATCAAAATTCGATCATAGAATATATCCCTTTGTGGGTTTGGGCGTGGATGTATGCAATCATAAGCTTCGatggaaaaagaaataaaaaaataatgatctTTCAGGTAATCTTTAGGCTAAATCTTGATCTATGTGTCATGTGTGTCACTTTGTTCCATTAAAGAATTTGATAATCCCAAGTTATGATTGTtgaattttgtaattttaattagagcCCCGTTTAGAATGAGAGGATCCATCAAATGCCGTCAAATAATATGATAATTACAGGTTTTAATTAAAATCACAAAAATCAACTCAGAAATCTGATGTAGTTATACATATTGAATAATAAATAGTGACAAAAAAGAATTGCGCCAACTAGAAAGAAGAAATATCAATATCATTTCATAACAGCaagtacaataataattatgataaCAATAGCAAAGTACATAATATTGGGAAAATGATACGTGTAAAGTATCTATCACACGCAGAGGTCACCACTTTTTCAACATAACAAAATGGTAAAACCATGCAATTTTATTGCTAGAAATTACTAAAATCCCATAACCCAATTATGTGCAAAGAAAATAACGTTTCTTTTACCCATTTTCAACCTCCACGACCATGCCCGTTCCCCGACCCGGATCCGGACCCACTTCCATACCCGGAACCGCCGCCGGAAGCACCTCCGCCaccgcctccaccgccgcctccgcctcctccGCCGCCATTCTTTCCGCCTCCACTACCATATCCCGACCCACTACCGGAGCCGTATCCCGAACCGCTCCCCGACCCATTGGCCGAgccaccaccgcctccgccgccacctccttgacctcctcctccgccaccaccgccgcccttCCCTCCCCCTCCACCGGAACCATATCCCGACCCGTAACCCGACCCATAACCTGACCCGTATCCCGACCCGGAACCACTAGCACCACCTCCACTACCacctccgccgcctccaccacTTCCGCCGCCACCTCCGCCAGCATTCCCATAATATTCACCCTCGTCATCATAGCCACCGTATCCCGAGCCACTCCCGGAGCCATATCCCGACCCATACCCCGAACCCGAACCAAGCGCCGACCCTCCTCCCccacctcctcctcctccttcaccaccgccgccgccgcctccggccTTAACACTCTTCCCGAGCCTAGCTCCGAAGGCAATGTCCGCAAACAGCATTACTAATAATGCTGCAGCCAAAATTTCGGAATTACGTGCCATTTTTCAAAaacttgaaagaaaaaaaaagcacGAGTTTGTAACTATATTATATTGTAATaaaacactattttatttttaatctctcTTGTAGCTAGGAGTTTGTATTGTTTTTTAATGATGATGAATTACGTTGAAGCATGATCCCTATTTATAGGAGTGGGAAATCCAATTTTTTCCAAAAAGTTGCATGGCTTTCTAGTTTCTAGTATCTTCTTTGAtccaattttcatttttttttaattaagatttTGCAATGAGATAGTGGCGTAGGTGGCTGGTGCGGTGATGGTATGGGGTATTATTAGTTGGGGTGGTGGAAGACTTgacaaaattatataatatatgaaaaaaaatagtactacTTTATATTTCAATCTGGCTTTTTTCCAAAAATATGTTTAATAGAATAAAATTTGATACTTTAATATTCAATATTTTCACAATTATATTCTAAGGTGATGTTTTTGACAATTGAAATTTCACGGAACATGATGTTGTGTTGGACtcgcatgatttttttttagttggacGACGGAGGATTGAGATTCTCATCCTGATCGTTCACTCTATAGATGAGACGAATACCATTAAGATACAATACGCAAATACTCATTTCGTTCTATAAGAGTGtatcacattttttatttttgttcgtcccataagagtgcatcacttttatttttgaacatggttccactttttctttttaaccACAATCACTCATTTTTATGTAACATGACTacaatcaattcaaccacaatcATTCATTTCTACCCAACTCATTACCAAcgttttcttaaaatccgtgtcatcCCATATGTGATAAAACTCTTATAGGACGGAGGAATTACATACATGATGATTATTTTGTCGTCGCTAAaaccttaattaattaagttttcatTTGTAATTTATTCATTATGggaacttttttatttttttggatttaCACACTCACACTCACTATACAACCTATTAATTTGGAgttaaaacaaaatattttaccAATTGAAGTAcacttatttattaaaattggaTCATTGTTGTAAAAACTCTCAAAATGGAGTAAAAGAAGTTGGACTAATAATGCTTTCAATTTTTCATGCAAATTacatactctttttgagttacTCCCACTTTTTGACTTGAAGCTGTAAGCAATTAAGTGAATGGGGGACCAATCAAATGCTTCAAACTTAAGCCTCCCTCTAAGTTTTTCTCTTCCTTTTctgaataataattataaaaaaaagcaGCTGATAATTAAAATGCACAATTTTGCTTTTTAAAAATGTTGTGTGACAATCTCAACCTATAAAATATTAATcagatttaattttgatttattttttttctcataaaCATCCCCGCTATACCAATTATTTCATACTCCAAAAGGGATTCCCACTTAGTTTCTTTTCACATTCGATTTTGACTAAAGCAATTCAAAGTTACACCCATTTAATTTCCAACTTTTCTTTTACCTTATCTCAAATTGTTTATCGAAGATCAAACGAAAGAAAAATGATTAAATAGAAAGTCTCAACCTTTCAATTCACATCATATTAGTATTTGTTAATTGTTAAATAATGTCAACTTATACCCATACAATTGAAATATGCATAATGCATTGGTAGAtataaaacttgaattttattttagagAAAAATTAAAACCGTAGAAAATGTAGAGAGAATCGTTTGTGGCCTCTATTCATATCATGCGTTGGTATTGTGACACATGACATTACTCGAATGGACTCACATATGTAATCATGATATATGCtactttattttttctttcggAAATTAGTTGAATTTTATTTCAATCATCATTTTATGGTGAAATATATTGCAATATGCTAGTAATATTTtcctattatatatatttgcgaataattatcatatataattttcttagttaattattttattgacaCATGATAATTATCCATAACTATTATGATAGTATTTGATGGATCtatacaaaattaaattcatgTAAGTTGACAATATATTTTATCGCATTTACATGTGATTCTTATGCATTTTTTATAAGTAAAATGCATTAGACGATCCGAATTGGTTCACCCCCATTAaaaatttgtttaaaaaaaaaaatcgtcacAATAGGTCAATGCCTCGTACTAGTAGAACGTGGATGGTCATCAATCTAAAATGTTATCTTTGGTGGTGGTCTATACATGTCTTTTTTTCCCCCAATTTCTTGTTTTTATGCGTATCCAAATCAAACCCACATTCAATTTGTCATCCACCAATACAAAATTAACCTATAAAAATACTTTTAATCGTAGGTGATCCACGTTCACTTCAATTGACCATTGCGATCATAAATATTAATGTTAATAGTTACCGACACTACATAATAGTATACTTTAATTTCTTGTAATCATTTGATGATTATATTTGATGATTATATTTGTGTGTATGAGTTTTCCAAGGGTTTTCTTTCGAAACCCGATAAAAAGAAGTTTCGATCCGACGAGTATGAAGAATACAAGACTCCGCACGAACgagcacctcgggcaccaaaaaagtaagaagcccgacaaagaaaagagaatggaaaacgacaaaagtgggtgaaAAAAAATGCAGATTGATTACCcattaaaaacaaaaatgggTAATTCTACAGGAGATCCACTCACCAAAAGGTAGAAAACAAAGTTGAGTGGAAGGAAAAGCAGCTGGTCCACACCaacaattatcataaaaaaaataaaatgtaggTTCAGCTCCATGTGAATGCACTAGCTGGCGTCGGCAATTATAACCGACAAAGGAAGGTGGTTGGGCCATATTGGGCCATATTTGTTGATTGCATGTTGGGCCATATTTGTATTATTAGGGAAGCATGTTAGGCCATATTTGTTGATTGCGTGATTTTATaattatagaaaaaataaaaaaggatttTCTGTCTAAATTGAAACTTGTGTGGGGTTTTTTGTGTTTATCAATATTATTAGGGGTCAATTTGATATTTCATGAATATTGGGATTGAGAGTGTCCACATGTCATCATCTTAACCTAGGAGTGTATTAAACTCAGTGTAGAATATACTCAACCGTGAACTTCATCGTGGGAACCACCAACTGCCGGGTGGGAGCCACCATCGGTCGCCTCCTATCAACCAGGGTCTGGGTGGGAACCGAACCACCAACTGCCGGGTGGGAACCACCAGATTCATGAAAACCATGGGAACGATGATGTGTTGGGTGATTTTGAGTTGGGTGACGACCATCTGGGTCTGGACCCTCTGATTCATGGGAAGTTTGGGAACCATGGGAACGATGATGTGTTGGGTGATTTTGAGTTGATTACTTCACTTGGGAACCATGAAAATAATTGGcttatttttgcaagtccgaaaaataatgacctatttttacaaatagtCCTAAGATAAtgacttaaataattttaaactctgTTCTTATCATTTTTCTCAACCGATGCATATAATCTATCTCTCTCGAATGTGAGTAGGTTGTATAGTGGGGTTTTCTTTCATAAGCATGCTTGtgttcataaataaaaaaaggtatTGAAATTCCCTTCTATGTATGACAAATGTCTTTTCCAACTCCAAGAATTTATTGTGTGGCCACATGCATCTCTAGCATGCTTCACTTGCACTTTACAGTTGGTAACATacctacatatatatacataggatATATAcgaatattataatatattatgtaCACATTACATGATTTTGATGTATAAATTTGTGAAACATAATTCGATTTCACACTCCCACCAAAATATAAGGAGGAAATGAGTGACACATGTTTATCATTCACGCCAATTTTGAAAATTGAagtttgaaataaaaaaaatagtggaaCCGTCATTAATTATTATAAGCACTTAGGTGTTACTACTATTTTATCAAAACTTGTTATTGCGCGTTTTCGATTTGCTCTTTGTTTGGACAAGTCGATTAGGGTCAAAATTCACAATCATTTGATTCATTTGCGTGTGGAATTGTCTTGGTGTATTTGTTTATTATTCATGGAAATGTGatgcaattaattaaatcaacttCAAATAGTACTTTTCAACTTTTACTAGGCCATAATGGATTAACTTGTTAATCCGCACTAATTAAGTTGGCTAATCCCTAACAATTAGTTAATTAATGTAATTAGAGTCGTAGTCTTGTGGAATGTAGAGTCTTGTGTGAGTGCTCTTTCTATGTCTCAAAACTTTGTCGGTCAATAAGTAAATCCATAATTAATAGATATCTATGATGAGtcttgtttattttaatttagaagttaTTGATGAAACAATGACTTTGTAGTATAGGTGTATAATACAAGACATTCTAGTAAAAAATATCGCgtctcatttttatatttttaagtaaattaattcacgatttttatatttttaaataaattaattcacgAAATTACGTATTTTTGACAAGCGATATATTCTTGTAAAACCATTTCTAGCTAGCCAGATGTGGACTATTTAAACAATGAGCCAATCCTAGAGATTTGTCATGATCCGAGTATGATCGATTTAGTATGGAGTGAGCAATGTAATTTATAATTCTTTAAACACTATCTTCTTATAAATATTCGATTTTTAGGAATAAGTTGTGACACAAATTGATATGTACATTTATATACACCCACTACAATACTCACATGcatagaaattaattataataaaaacttTTCTTCTCGTAAGTTACGCTATTAATTAAAATCAAGAAAACATTAATATAAGCAAATCAAGATAATGATATATTCATTCAGTACTTAACATCaaataagcaaattaaatcgaAAAGAATGTGTTCAAGCCACCTAGGAAATTTTATTTGGCAGCAGCCTTTTGATCTTGCAGAtttagcagcagcagcagatttACACATTCTCAATACTTTACACAAAAGAAAGCAACTACTTATAGTATATTTTAAGAAGCTATAAAAGTAGAAAGACAAAATGTTGTATCCACAAACAATGTGTGGTGTCACAATAAACAAAGCATCCATCAATAACTTAAAACACAATGTACCCCAAGAATCAAAATGGCAGATAAATAGATTCATTCAAATTCATGTGACGATGAATTCAAGGCGCTCCCACTGGCACCGCTTCCACTCCCGCATCCTCGGCTTCTGCTTCCGCGTTTTGGCTATGAAACGTTGGGCGCGTTCTTTTGCTTCCTCGCGTGAGGTTGCCCAAGGCACGACGAAGTCTTTATATGACCTGCACGCGGCAATGTAGGAGCGAACGAGAGGATCATCATAGTAATCAGTCAGAGTATCAATCGCGACCCTCTCGAGCGATGGACAACTCCAAATCAATTCAACCAGCAATTTCTCTCCATGACCTCCACATCCAATGTAGCCGCTCATTTCAACCACCTTAAGATTTCTATGAACGAATTTCCCAACCTTGTACACTTCTTTTATATCCGGAAATCCGTAAAGATTTGACTGCCATGATCAAGACCAACAGATTACTCGATGAGACGAGTCATCTTTATTTGAACAACTACAGTATTAGTGAGTTTTAACTTATGAAAACAAACTAAATTGTACAAGTAGAGTCAGAGTGTAGTACCTCATTAACATCTACCGTGTAGCTCAGCTGTCACGAAAAAACATATCAGATGAGTCGAGTCAAAGGCATGAATATGAGCATACAAAATCAATTATTCACCTCAATCCTAAACTCGCATAAGTGTGGAGATGCCACAATCAATGATTTGAAGAAGTTAAGGGATGAACCATGCTTTGTAAGAACTTGCACTTGCAGCCGTTTGAGAGAGCATAATCGAGGCGAATCAGGAGGAGCATAAACCGAAATTCTAAAATCCTCCTGAGAAAAAAGTTAAAGATGATCATAAAATATATGAgcatagtatatatataaatgaagaAGCATACCGGTAATCGAAAATCCAATACAAGCTTCTCCAGCTGAACTGAATAGCTCGAGTGTTCCTTGGGCTCTAGAACAAAGGACCAACACATACCACCTCTAACACATAATTTACGAAGATTCGGAGCTTTTTTCAACAGCAAGCTGTTTTTCGCTCCTCCATATTTTAACGAGACGAGACTCACAGCAGATATCTCCAAACTCGCGATATAGGGGCATCTGGTTATCTCCAAAACTCTCAAGCTTGGTGGATCAACGACTCGAAGATCCCCCTGAATGTAGTAAGATAATCGTATGCACAACTCTTCAAGGTCGGGACACGATGCTAGAAAATAGTGAACCACGTCGTGGCTGATCTGAACATGGGCCAATCTAAGGCTTCTCAGGCGGCAAAATGCACGTGAACGTGAAGGTGAATGTGATCTTAACTCATCAAGAGTTGGGAATGCATATCGAAAACCTGGgcatttatatctatatatatcttcaAATGAGAGATTCAACTCCAACCTTTGAACTTCCTTTTGCATAGCAAAATTCAACCATTTCTCAACTGCACGAGACGTAGATGCCGTCTCATCCATCCCGACCCCTCCCTCAAAACTGATGATCATGCCCTCAATATATCGACCTTGATGAAGATGATCCAGCACACCATTCACCCAAGACTCGAATTTTTCCTTTTCCATTAGTTTTCCATCAAATCGCAGAATCTCATGGGAAAAACTCCAAAGATATCTCCATCTATGTGCGAGGACACTAGTCCTCACAGCTCTCTTCATGCTCATGTGTGATAGAATGTTAATTACTAAATCATCAGGCAATCTATCAATACCACCATTATTGACAGCATCATCTATTCCCTGCTTTTCCACATTAAGCTAAACTTAGAGCCCATTATTTCACACcaaatacatatatttaagACACCAAACACATATTTAAGACTAGGGGTGCATTCGAGTGAAAcacttatttttcgtgagacactgagtacaatgaataagacatatatactgatgaacaaggtagtatatactatattgatgaataacgaaatattttctccctccaggatttgaacccTGGGAGCAAATTTCGCCCTCTAGGTAAAACATctgccatatgattgataaaataaacgcacgagatcgtatctaagatctcactaaaaatagggaaTCTCGTTGGAGCGCTCTCCTTTAAGACTAAACCTCTTTatcacaaaaattaaaactcaTTTGTAATGTAAACTAAGCATATTCGCATAACAAAATTACCATCTAAACATATTATCACAAAATTTAAAGGTCATTCATACAAAACACAATTATGTAAGACTAAACTAAACACAAATTCGAATAGTCGGCTACTTACCACCAGCTTTCGTTTTCTGGATTTTGCCATCGGAAAAGACGATAAATTTACTCTTCCTAAATCACAAGATGAATTCTTCTGCTTAAACTATGGAACATATGCATGAATGAATTTAAAGAGAAATACATAGGTAGAATGTAAATTTAAAGAGAGACCGATGAATTATAATTCGATTAAGTTTCCGAATCATGAATTTCCATAAAAAATGGGCTTTGTTAACTGAAAATTTCAATCACATGTCGTAGTCTTGTAGAATGTAGAGTCTTGTGTGAGTGCTCTTTCTATGACTCAAAACTTTGTCTCACAATATGTAAATCCATAATTAATAGATATCTATGATGAGTcttgtttattttataattctaaaaagaatcttgtttattttattaatatcaaaGTTATTGATAAAACACTTGATAGTATAGGTGTAAAAAATATCAAGTCTTATTCTAGTGCTCATCGATTTAGTATGGGGCGAgtaagtaatttaatttataatcctTTAAAGACTATCTTCTTATAAATATCCGATTTTTAGGAATAAGTTATACTCGAGGTTATAACATTTAGTATTCAAAGTTAGACTCATTATTTGATTTCCTTTAGCATTTATGGCCATGGGTCGCCACTTTGAATAAAAAATGTGGTGATTTGTTATGATTAGAGTGTTgtcaaataaattttaataaaaatagttgagtATATTGTTAGTACAGAATAAATTTCACTTAAAAAgtaatgttaataataataataataattatattgtgagtgaagagaGTTAGAGACTAGAGAGTGACccatcaaataataaaaattgttcaaaaattaaaaatgattaattgagatgttatattattaaattgccTTCTCCCTATAAGTGGGCTGTGAAAGCCCAATAACAATCacaattcattttattaaaccGAAATTTTCGTTTACCATGACATAGATCGAACCCAATTTTTTTCGTCACGTGTAGTGATGAATTTTGTACCCTGCCATATTGTCTACAATAATTTATTCAACAAATATTCAGTAACAAAAAACGATATTGTCTACAATTATATTCAGTAACAAAAAACGAAATTGaagcaaaaataaagaaaaagtaaTATGAAAACTCTAATTAAGCCCAAAACTAAACATGAAAATTCCCAATCAAGAAGAAAGCCCTAATTCTtcgtcaaaaaagaaaataaaaaagccCTAATTCAACTAAATTCAAGAGCTCTTCGTCACCGCCTTGGCCCCCTCCGACACAACAAAAACCCTAAACCCCTCTGACGCTGCGAGAATTCCCCGACCAAGAAATTCTCTCTCATTCCTAAAACCGCTGCCATGGCTGTAAGTTCCCCTCCTTATTCTCTATATTGATTGTGCGTTTTGTGTATGTATATTCAAGATCTAACTGTTTATCGGATAATGTAAGGGAACAAAATCTGGGTGGGTTGGATTAAGTGCTTTTGGTATTTTTGGTGTTTTCCTTTGCATTTTTCTGATGAATAGTCGATTATGATACGAGataggtgattggtttgatttcTGGTTGTTGTTGTTTGTGATTTTCAAGAGATGGCGAAAATTTCAGGGTATCTGAAGATACAGTGTAAATTGGGTTTACTTGTGTTGGCAAAATTATGAGTTGATCGAGTTTCTTCTTTCGGTTTGaatgattatatatttattttttattttttttcctttgtaaAATTCTTGGATACTCTAGAACAAATCATGTTTAGGCGACTGGGCTCCTAATGTTATAAAATGGAGTTTTAATGAAGCTCTGGTGACAGTTGAAAGCTCACAGTGTTTGGCATTAACGAGTTTAAGCCTTTAGCCTTAGAATTTGAATTGTAGCCTTTTGAGTTTGGATACTGCAACCTCAGTTTAACTCCAAAACTCATCGATGTTCATACTGTCTTTCATTGCATGCCGTATTTCAACTTAAGCCTATtgagtgaaaatgagtttacatatTGTTTAGCACCAATTTTCACTGCATACTAAGATTTGGAAACTACTTCATGAGAAGCACAATAATATTTATACGATGTGCTTATTTACTTAAATATCTGTCTGCTTAGGTATAGACTCTTTTGAGTTAAGGATACCCATATAACTCTATTTATTTCTAGCTTGTATTGCCAACTCAGTGTTTGTTCAGTTGCTTTAGAGATAAATCCCATGCCATTGCTTCAAGAATAGTTTGTTGGTAGGCGTGAAAGACTGTCAATTCTCATTTCGGGTTTTGTTTGCGCTTCTCTTGGTTCCACTAGCTGAAGGTCCTTCGCAGGAATATACATCAAGTCTGTGCTTCATGACTTGGTGCTGTTGTGTCAACTTGATGTATTTTGCGCAGATTTAGTTGTTGTTTCGGCATAATGTTCAATCTCTGTGTTCTGAAACATCTTTATTCGTTGCTTGCAGACTGTACCTGTTAACCCAAAGCCTTTCTTGAACAATTTGACTGGGAAGCCTGTCATGGTCAAACTCAAATGGGGAATGGAATACAAAGGTTAGTAAGATTTTGGGACTGATTTTTTCTGATCATATAAACTGCTTTTCATTAGTCTTATCTTTTCTCCTTGATATATTTGACATTCAGATATCACTGAGGAGATTAATTTTCTACTTTTGTTGTGTTCCAGGTTACCTCGTCTCTGTGGATTCATACATGAACTTGCAGGTATGTAGTACAGAACTAATATTTGT
This window encodes:
- the LOC131013694 gene encoding putative glycine-rich cell wall structural protein 1, with translation MARNSEILAAALLVMLFADIAFGARLGKSVKAGGGGGGGEGGGGGGGGGSALGSGSGYGSGYGSGSGSGYGGYDDEGEYYGNAGGGGGGSGGGGGGGSGGGASGSGSGYGSVEAERMAAEEAEAAVEAVAEVLPAAVPGMEVGPDPGRGTGMVVEVENG
- the LOC131006287 gene encoding putative FBD-associated F-box protein At5g56690; translated protein: MAKSRKRKLVGIDDAVNNGGIDRLPDDLVINILSHMSMKRAVRTSVLAHRWRYLWSFSHEILRFDGKLMEKEKFESWVNGVLDHLHQGRYIEGMIISFEGGVGMDETASTSRAVEKWLNFAMQKEVQRLELNLSFEDIYRYKCPGFRYAFPTLDELRSHSPSRSRAFCRLRSLRLAHVQISHDVVHYFLASCPDLEELCIRLSYYIQGDLRVVDPPSLRVLEITRCPYIASLEISAVSLVSLKYGGAKNSLLLKKAPNLRKLCVRGGMCWSFVLEPKEHSSYSVQLEKLVLDFRLPEDFRISVYAPPDSPRLCSLKRLQVQVLTKHGSSLNFFKSLIVASPHLCEFRIELSYTVDVNESNLYGFPDIKEVYKVGKFVHRNLKVVEMSGYIGCGGHGEKLLVELIWSCPSLERVAIDTLTDYYDDPLVRSYIAACRSYKDFVVPWATSREEAKERAQRFIAKTRKQKPRMREWKRCQWERLEFIVT
- the LOC131006288 gene encoding probable small nuclear ribonucleoprotein F isoform X2; this translates as MATVPVNPKPFLNNLTGKPVMVKLKWGMEYKGYLVSVDSYMNLQLANAEEYIDGQCTGSLGEILIRCNNVLYLRGVPEDEEIEEADRD